tcaatttttttgtTAAAGAAGGCGCTTCAACCCAAACCAGACTACTAGATTGAATTGTCAATTGCAGTCCGTTTTGGTTCAAAGTAGAAGGTGGGAAATGACATCGACCCTTATCCAAGAAGATTCAGGTCTGATTCAGCTTCATGAACCATTGACCATTCTCAGTCTTTAGTTTGACCAAGATAGTTCCAGGCCTGAGTTTGAGACCAACTCAAACCATGGTTAGTTCTAAGTTTAGGGATACAATGTGACtgaatgaaatttcaaaaaagaaaaagttcaagGATAACATGTGTTTAGCATTTTGTCATTACATTTTCAATTTAATGAATCAATAAAAAGAACATGATTGAAAGAACGATAAAGTCACTAACCTTGAGCCAATTATATTGTTCTGAGTATTCAAGGATTAAATGTGTTTAGCATTTTTGTCATTACATTTTCAATTTAATGAAGCAATAAAAAGAACACGATTGACAGAAAGATGAATGTTACTAACCTTAAGCCAATTATATTGTTCCGAGTATTCATCATAATCCGTATAAGAACCAAGCATAATAATATGCGCTCCTGCAACGTCAAAAGAATAATAAAGATTCGAACTTGAACCACTCTCCTCAAAAGGCATCTTCCATCTAGAATTATAGGATTGGAATCCATCCTTAAATATCGGTATGCTTTCTTCTTCATGATTCCCTTCAGTCACCATCCATGGCCTTGCACTGGCAAGGGGCTCGACCAATTTGCCAAATGTGTCCCACCTATGCTGCATGTAATCTGCATATGAAAGATCCCCAGGAAGCAGATGCACATCATATTTACATTGGTCAATGTGGTCTAGAGTTGATTTAGTCCAGCCAGTTTGGCCTAAATCTCCAGCCACAGCAAAAGTAATTGGCAACTGAGCTGGAGGAGTTTTCAGTTGGAATTCTGGACCTTCTCCTCCACATCGATAGAAGTAAACAGCGTTAGGTTCCAGTGGTCCAATGACAGTGTGGTGTATCTGTCCAGAGCTATAAAATAGGTAATTATAAGATGTGCTCTCCCCATGAGATATAGCACTGTACCTTCCAGGCGAAGTTCCATATTCAACAGTTGACGGACAAGATTTATCATCAGTGACCCATGAGACTCGAATGTGCTTGTCTCCAGCCAAAGAGATGTGCACCTGCAGTAGAGATTTGTAATACACAAGCATTTCAAACTAAATGGCATAAAATGAACCTGATAACCCAGAAAactttttaaagttaaaataaaatacaaaaatctTTAATGTCAGGAAACATACGTTCAGAGAATTCAGTATACAGTTGATCCAAATCGCAGAAAATTAAACCAAATcccaatttaaaatgtaaatcaTGGTTGATATAGCAGAATTAATAACTTACAGCTCCATtactatttattaaattattttaatgaaaataaaaataaaaattatgcctTTTATTTGCATTAGGAAATAAATATCAGAATGAAAATTTCCTGCAAAACAAATCAGAGCCATTGAagatccttctttccttcacaAAGTCAATTCATCAAAAGATTCAAAATCTCACCATGAGTTCCAAATCCTGGTTTTGGAAGAACCATTGAAATTAACAGAATTTAAAAGCACAAACATGGATATACACACACAAGCCTAAAAACCAATCAAACCCAGGAGGAAAGGCAAAACCCAGATCAGATCACAACAAGGAAACGAAGCAATAGCGACAaggtaaaattaaaacaaaaacaaaaggtATTACAGTAGAAAAAGAgcgatgaaaaataaaaattacctgCTGAGGATGAGAAGAAGGTCTGGAACTCCATGGAAAATGCAAGGTTTTGCGAGGTGGAGGTCTGATGTACTCAGCAGTAACAGTTGCAGAGATGAACACTAAAAGAAACACCACCGTTAAGATCAATTTAAGCCCCATCAATTCAGATGTACAAGCTTCTTTCGCAGTGAGCAAAGGAGTGAAGATCCATTTAATGGTATCTGAAGATTGTCCGGGAGTCTTGCTGCTGTAAGCGGCAACTGCGGTGGTTTCCACGTTAAATGACGGATTCAGCCTCGTATTTTGCATAGAAAGCGGGGACTTGAACGATGGCATTTTAGTAATGTGCGTGAACGCTGGATTGCCAGTGTCGATAATTGTCCACATTTCACACATAAAAGCACGCAAATGATTTGTCCTTTTTGTTTCATCTGTTTCGCAATTGAGATGACGCCTCCACCGAATATGTGGAGgccaaaaaatataataaaattgatatttttaatttatcataaatatagtcagaaaattaaaataaattttaaaatattaataataaattctaatataatttgaaaaaattatttaactaataaatatttaatgaaatattcaaAATAGCTAAAACATTAAACATGTGaaataaatataactttttgtatTCAACCCATAAAACATATTTATAAATTGTCGAAATGGATATAGGATTTTggatttttatttcttaaacaTTCTATATATGGAAATAAAATCAGGCTAGACTAGagtgagagagaaaaaaaaaacatttaaaactaatataatgtgtatgataaataaatatttatgattattgccAGTCATAAAATTCAGataaatcattattattatttaattttatatataaagatcTGATCAAATCTaattacaaaatattattttcaaataattgGTTTGAAGTGACTttctttgctttttctttttctttttcaaggtTGACCTTTACTTTTTCTACCGgtctattttttataaaaataaaataaaattttaattgaatttataatttcatcaaaaatttaatttttattcattttatttcttttatatataataactttttattatttttaattatatttatcttaaaaatattaaattttattaaatattaaaaaatattttaaaaattttttaaaataaaattgatgatATGAGATCTAGAAAGATAGAGTTttacaagagtttgatgaatttaaaaaaacttaattcTAGAGGAGGGTATTTCCTCAAATTTATACTCTTTCCTCTTCCCACGCGAGATGGTTATCCCGCTATAGGACCACCTACGTATAAATGACCTCAGGACCATCCAAGTGTCAGGTTAGCATTTAATTCTTTTCGGCACGTGAGTGGACAGGGCTGCGAAATGACTGGACCCGCAATCATTTCTTTTCGTGTCCGGGTTTGAGAAAAAATGACCGGAATCCAGGAAGGTCTGACTTTAAGGCTGAACTGGGCTGAGCCGGTCTGATCAAATGACTTAAATAGAAATCATGTCTGAAGGATGAACGGGTTAGACTCGATTTATTCGAGGGTTTAAGAGTTTCCGGGTTGTGGGCTGCTACTATCGGCCCGACCTCATGATGAGATGGAGAAGTCCAACGGTCatcaaaaattataataattgattagataataattttaagaggATAATAATAAATACAGCCGTCCAGAAAATGTTTTTTCGTTTTAttcactatttttttaattattgaattacTTTCAATAATTTATACTTATTGACTTTCTacgtaataaaattttaatttttaaattttaaaaggtttttttttataatttctaatttcaattcaaatctattatatttttatttatcaaagaGATATTTGACTACTAAAACTTTTTATAGATAAATTCATTTTCTAGTctctaaacttttattttaaaaaataaatttattttgcaattttaatttttgttatttaacttttgtatattatattttttaaaataaattgatgataattttgaaatttattatgaGATTAATTTTAgaagataataaattttttaactattagattaaatattttaataatataaacattTAGCACTCTGAGACTTAGCCTGGTGAAAAGTGCATCCTTGTAACCTtgagaggtctaaggttcgactctccTAAcccctattttaaaaaaaaaaaatataaatatttaatttgataattattaaatctttgttgctataatttatttttgtatgaTTAAGTGATAATATGTCATAACTTTAACGtatttaaaaatcgaatcaaataaaaataaaaattaatattatttttataatataataagttaattaattagtctctcatttaaaaaaaaatattacttttaatcAAATCTTTACctcatttcatgattttaatccatttttttatttgataattttagataaattaaaaaaatggttAACAATTTTAGTGAGGTGTCAATTggatatttaattttacttatatTACATATTGAAtcagtaaaaatataattttaaattatgggAGCTACTTTACTAAatataaactatatattttatctaatttttcatataattttataattttaatcaattatttttttaatttatacgttaattttaatttataataaaaagataatttattttaatatgataataaaataattttattttatttttatcgtaaaattaatataaattattgaattCTTTGCATTAAACTATATTTAGATGGTGtggtaataatatatatatatatatatatatatatatatatatattagttcttatatatatagtttactttttaactaaaataattaacgatttacataaaaaataataatttattataagagGAACCCACGCTGCACTAAGCATGCCATATAAGTAAATTTTAATCTCAGTTGACCACCGACTAAAATTGCTAACaacatttttaatttgattaaaattattaaaaaaagaatagaataaaattgactataaataatagtttatccatttgaaaaatatattaaaatattaaaaaatttaattataatttttaaatattgtaaaaaaatttaattttttttaataaaaaacctattattaataaataatttataaaattaaggataattaataaattttttcttacCAAATAAATTAAGGAGTATTTGTTTCAATTTTCAGATACAGATAATAAGAAATCCAAACGAATGAAATTTAAGTGTTTGATAAAGTCGTGAAATAGTAGCTGATAAGTTGAGCCTTTAGTTATGTTTTCTATAGCTCTAGTTGTAGAACAATTTCTAAGTAGTTGGTAGCtaattcagttttattttttatttagattatattatttttctaaaatttttttaattaaaattttacattaataaattattttaaaatataagaaacaTATTtgataaatgtaaaaatattacaAATAATCATTTGAATATTCACAATATTCATCTTATACTACAAAacaatattttatattcataataaaatatatttcaaaaatatattttaattattatatattattgtataataaattaattatatatatatatatattaaaaaataaatcgagACATATTGCTTTTAGCCATTTTatacattaataataataattaaatatgctttattaaaaatttaattatattaactaaaataattCACTATTCAATTGCACTCACaaacataatttattaataagtatatttaaataaatctttgagatctcatattttaattttttaatttttaattttcattttaaaaataaaaaaattcactatttaattaattgatatattttttaaaattaatcaattgattaatagtttttttataCTAAGTTTatgatgattaaaaaataaaatttttaaataaaaataatatgttcattcttttataaaataaaaaaaatagatattttttttataattaaaaacaaataatttcCATCCATCATCGttctataattaataataataatatatatatcaaGTCAAACAATAATATTATACTCCGAttcccattttaaaaaaatatatattatactcCAAGTTGCTAATATAATAATACTAATGTATGAGATATTCCACAGTCGTTTTGTCTTCTTAAGTTGACGACCCACTCATTAATCAACGCAATTTTCTGAGCTTTTCAGTTTTCACAAAGACAAAGGACTGAGGAGTAGAGGCCGCCGCTATAGCCTACAGCCCGTCGGAGATCCATCGCTTCCTTGCTCACTAGCTTTGCCAATTTGCACCTCTCTCCTCGGCTGAGGTAATTTCATAACATTAATTTAACCCTACGTGGGTTTGATTTATTGGTTCATTTTACatccaataaataaaaattttctttcttgatatATCGAAATACTAACCCTATTTAGAATTTACAATTTATAACagttcaaattttaataaattttttaattttttttatttcacctAATTTCTACAATTTCCATATTTTTATCTCACCTGATTACTTTAATGTCAATGATTTTAATTATCTACATTAATCTAGCGATAAAAAGTGAGATAattaaaaaagaggaaaaaaatgataagaTAAATTATATGAAGTTGTAAAAGTAATTATAATGCTCAAAGGAAATAAGGGTAAACTTGGAacagatttaattaatatttcttaatattttgaaaatgaCAATTAATTTtagacaaataaaatttttaaaaaataacaaataaatatgaacagaataatttaattaaaacttattatttttttataaattagtccaatattatatataaaaaaataaaataaaaatgtagaattttctttttaccctaattaattaaaaataaataatcgaGAATAGGAAAGTTAGAAATAAAAAGGTTCTTTGGGGTTGAATATAAATGCATATTATATTGTGTGAAActcttgatttaatttttgttttagtattttattttttaaatagtagATAAAATTTAACAAAGAAATAGAAATATTAGTTTGTACAAACATAAAATAGTTATaacattttctaattaatttataaaagtatagggatcaattatatattgatactaaattatatatttctttaaattttaaaattaaaatgtattttacaattatttttaaattatatatcacATTTGTATGGTTAGAAAGAAAACTCCTATTTTGCTAAATACGTGAAATCATATGGCCATACTTGAAAAACACATCaaattataagataatttttttataaatttatttttaaaattagaacttttatattaattgagtGTATTAAATGAATGAATGTTAACAAATGTATATTTCAAACTCACTAGAAAAATTAGAACggcataatttatataatagaaattaaattatttaataattaaa
The genomic region above belongs to Manihot esculenta cultivar AM560-2 chromosome 3, M.esculenta_v8, whole genome shotgun sequence and contains:
- the LOC110611207 gene encoding purple acid phosphatase 18, whose product is MCEMWTIIDTGNPAFTHITKMPSFKSPLSMQNTRLNPSFNVETTAVAAYSSKTPGQSSDTIKWIFTPLLTAKEACTSELMGLKLILTVVFLLVFISATVTAEYIRPPPRKTLHFPWSSRPSSHPQQVHISLAGDKHIRVSWVTDDKSCPSTVEYGTSPGRYSAISHGESTSYNYLFYSSGQIHHTVIGPLEPNAVYFYRCGGEGPEFQLKTPPAQLPITFAVAGDLGQTGWTKSTLDHIDQCKYDVHLLPGDLSYADYMQHRWDTFGKLVEPLASARPWMVTEGNHEEESIPIFKDGFQSYNSRWKMPFEESGSSSNLYYSFDVAGAHIIMLGSYTDYDEYSEQYNWLKADLAKVDRKKVPWLLVLFHVPWYNSNHAHQGEGDEMKAAIEPLLYGAGVDIVLAGHVHAYERTKRVNQGNLDPCGAVHITIGDGGNREGLAQKYINPQPEWSVFREASFGHGELKLVNSSHAYWTWHRNDDDEPVRSDQVWITSLASSGCLHEKRQLRKILMGP